TGGCTCGCTTCTTGTTTCTTATAAGTTCATGTAAACGACCATCAATTCTAGTATATTTGCCATCCTGATTATTGACCTCAACCTCATCACCCTCACCTTGCTGCACTTCGCCATCACCCTCACCTTGCTGCACTGTATAAGAACAGCAGTCTTCTTGGTAAACGAGGTCACTTTTTTCAGCCACATTATACACGTCCCTATGCTCAAATTTCTGCACTACTCGCCAATTCTTTCCCAAAGCCGTGTCTTCCATGTAGAATACCTTTTTGGATTGAGTTGCCAAAATGTAAGGGTCAGACTTGTACCACAATGACTGAATGTTAATGGATTTGAAATGTCCATCATCTCTGATGCCTGTTGTCTTGCCTACTACTTGATTGTACCAATCACATCCAAAGAGAACCACAGACCGAGTGGCTGGTGCAGTGGCGTTATACTGCAGCTCAATAATCTCATTAAGGACACCATAAAAATCAATTTCAGCATCACCATGAGTACCTAGAGTCATTACACCACTGTTCTGAGTCTGCAAGTATTTCTCACGGTGCACTGTGTTATACCTGACTCCATTGACAATGCAAGCAGACCAAAACCCCACTCGAAGATCAGGAAAACAAGACAAAGTATACAATCCATCAGTAACCTCTTCTGGACGATCTGTACGCTTCTTGGCGATCTGGGTTCAAACAAAGAATACAAGGAGTGAGATGCGGAAATTGATGCTCAAACAAAGAATACTAGCAGTGAGATGCTGAAACAAAGAATACTAGTACTGCAGGACACTTACATGGCTCCTAAACCAGTTAGGAAAACCATTTTCAAGCCTTTTTTCAACATCATGTGGCCCTTCTTGCAATAACTCTGCCCTGTAGATGCTGTCCGAAAAAGCATAACCATCAGCAAAGCTTCACATGCAATTCAGGATAAgacaattttgcaaataaataaaaacgATACTTACTCCACATATGGCTCAGCTTTTGTACAATTGTTTAGAACATACCAAACTAGTCTGAAATACATCTTATCATCGATGTATGTCCTCCTGTCGGCTCCTACGAGTTTGACACCATGCTTAAAAATTTCAGGGTCACTATCTAATGGTTCATCTACATTGATGGCATCATTACTGTTGAATTTGGTGTCGACATCCGCCATATACCTCGAACAAAATGTCAAGGTGTCACTTGCGCCATAGGCCTCCGCAATTGATCCTTCAGGCCTCGCCCTGTTACTCACAAAATTCTTCAAAGTACCCAATCTCCTCTCTATTGGGTGCATCCATCCATACTGAACAGGGCCTCTAAGCAATGCCTCATCAGGTAGATGCACAGCTAGGTGCACCATGACATCAAAAAAGGCTGGAGGGAAAATTTTCTCAAGCTTGCAAAGGATAACTTGGATTTTCTCCTTTAGTCCTTTCACAACATCTATCTTCAGATTTCTACTACACAATTCTCTGAAAAAGTCCCCAAGCTCCGCAATTGCTTCATACACATCTTGCCTCACCAATCCTCTTAATCCAGCAGGCATGATCTTTTGCAGTAGTACATGGCAACAATGAGTTTTCAGCCGCCCCTGCAACTTGGTACCATCTGCACTTATGAATCTGCCTAGGTTGGCGGCATAACCATGTGGAAACTTCACACCTTTGAGGAACTTGTAGAATCTAGTTCTATTTTCCTTGTTCAATACATAGAAAGCCTCTGGCATCCTACACCCATCTCCATCCTCTCGCAAGTGAAATTTGTGTCTAATGCCCATATCATACAAATCCAACCTTGCATTTTCGGTGTCCTTGTTCTTGCCCTCAATTTTGAGTAATATGCCTAGGAGGGCATCACAAATGTTCTTCTCTATGTGCATAACATCGAGATTGTGTGGCAGCAACAAGTCCTTCCAATATGGTAGCTTCCACAACCCAACTTTGCGACTCCAAATTTTGGGGCTGCTTTTCTCCCCATGCTTCCTTTTCCTgggtgcgggtgcgggatgCTTTCCTGGCCTCACATCTTTCACCTTCTCTAGTTCCGCTTGAACCTCTTTACTACTGAATTTGCCCGGCGCATCCCTGGTTTCACGGCAGCCATCAAAAGCCAAGCTTTTCCGCCACTCATGATCCTTTGGAAGAAAACGACGATGGCCAATGTAAGCAATCTTACCCCTCAGTGCCCGTGACAAAGGATTTTTGTCACAGTGGATACATTCATAATAACCTTTTGTGGTTCGCCCCGACAAGGTGCTCAAGGCTAGATAATCATGTATGCACCACAACACAGCGGCACGAAGATCAAACTTTTTACCGCTAACAGCATCATAAGTGGACACTCCtttccaaagagcaagcaattCTTCAATTAGAGGCTCGAGAAACAAGTCAAAATcttttccaagagatgatggaCCCGGGATGAGCAAAGACATAAAATAGTTGGCTGAATTGACACATTCCCATGGTGGTAGGTTCAGAGGTGTCACAAGCACAGGCCACATGCTATATTGAGTGCTCATGTTGCCAAAAGGGTTGAAACCATCTGTAGCTAGGGAAAGCCTCAAGTTCCTTGCATCCGCTGCAAAAGATTGATACTTCCTATCAAAGTCCTTCCATGCCTCCCCATCAGCTGGATGGCTCATTTCATTGGCGACTGGCTTCCTACCCACCTTGTGCCATTGGGCCTCCTCAGCAGTTCGTTTCATGGCAAACATCCTCTTCAGCCTTGGTATAAGTGGAAAGTGCCTCAAGACCTTATGAGGAACCCGCCTGCCACTCTCACCACCTTCC
The nucleotide sequence above comes from Panicum virgatum strain AP13 chromosome 3K, P.virgatum_v5, whole genome shotgun sequence. Encoded proteins:
- the LOC120700985 gene encoding uncharacterized protein LOC120700985; protein product: MTLGTHGDAEIDFYGVLNEIIELQYNATAPATRSVVLFGCDWYNQVVGKTTGIRDDGHFKSINIQSLWYKSDPYILATQSKKVFYMEDTALGKNWRVVQKFEHRDVYNVAEKSDLVYQEDCCSYTVQQGEGDGEVQQGEGDEVEVNNQDGKYTRIDGRLHELIRNKKRANISIDAEEEEDDTVMEYFSDNGNENAEDEDEEVDGDDPEIARTNKSLLVISIFTYICTTDLVTSDFTERNA